The Podospora bellae-mahoneyi strain CBS 112042 chromosome 7, whole genome shotgun sequence genome includes a window with the following:
- a CDS encoding hypothetical protein (COG:T; EggNog:ENOG503P0U8) — protein MAGKTFKKNVAGLISSSKAAKSPDSDVSPRTTTTTTTTSKAPTDYFAANISPPQSPQTSPGATIPFPPLVTASSGASTNTFTSSSNSAEDGVDDLRQASNASSNRPGVASRKSSTASVTFRPPRNPSLPQGAHRKTDIKTRLREASPEPVKFRSHVGFDNLPVGEATKNNPASLTLHAKHDGYQASRRSRTFMVGLDEHSYSDYALVWLLTNMVDDGDEVICVRVVETPFRVDKNYKEDAEKLLQSIQEKNEHNRAIKLVLEYAVGKLHDTFQQLLSMYNPSMLVVGTKGRSMGGIQGLVNTRNSFSKYCLQYIPIPVVVVRPDEKRAKKKEKRSHDPSRQSYAQMLAYNSGKHEADSETSSIYELEKAISADEEAHRVAAAIGLPARFDPTIKPYNPKGSNSRRSSPSALATPSSAGTASISPSPAAPVNESDNDDNEDDDNNDDSGDDDDDFEVEAVSSTPHLNGARKQTEIIKEQEQKKRLHDMEVGEAAALLKSTKVDEEDDDDESQDRTSG, from the exons ATGGCCGGTAAAACATTCAAAAAAAATGTTGCCGGattgatctcctcctccaaggcGGCGAAGAGCCCCGACTCGGATGTCTCGCCGcgcacaaccacaaccactaccaccacctctaAAGCTCCCACCGACTATTTCGCCGCCAACATAAGCCCCCCGCAGTCTCCTCAGACATCGCCCGGCGCAACCATACCGTTCCCACCACTGGTGACGGCGTCATCGGGCGCTAGTACCAATACCTTTACGTCGTCGTCCAACTCAGCAGAGGACGGTGTGGATGATTTGCGACAAGCCTCGAATGCTAGCAGCAACCGGCCGGGCGTCGCATCTAGAAAATCCTCGACGGCCTCTGTCACATTCCGCCCTCCTCGAAATCCAAGCCTCCCGCAAGGCGCGCACCGGAAAACCGATATAAAAACGAGACTCCGGGAGGCGTCGCCCGAACCTGTGAA ATTTCGATCGCATGTCGGTTTTGACAACCTTCCGGTCGGCGAAGCGACAAAGAACAATCCAGCGTCATTGACACTTCACGCCAAACATGACGGCTACCAAGCATCACGCCGGTCCCGCACCTTTATGGTTGGCCTTGATGAGCACTCCTATTCCGACTATGCGCTGGTCTGGTTGCTCACCAACATGGTGGACGACGGCGATGAGGTGATCtgtgtgagggtggtggaaaccCCCTTTCGGGTCGACAAGAACTACAAGGAAGACGCGGAAAAGCTACTCCAATCGATTCAGGAAAAGAACGAACACAACAGGGCCATCAAACTGGTCCTCGAATATGCTGTAGGCAAGCTCCACGACACTTTCCAGCAGCTA CTTAGCATGTACAACCCCTccatgttggtggttggcaCCAAGGGCCGCTCGATGGGTGGTATTCAGGGTCTGGTCAATACGCGCAACTCTTTCTCCAAATACTGCCTTCAGTACATCCCTATTCCGGTTGTGGTGGTTAGGCCCGATGAAAAACgagccaagaagaaggagaagcggTCCCACGACCCGAGTCGACAGAGCTATGCGCAGATGCTGGCTTATAACTCTGGAAAACACGAGGCGGATAGCGAGACGAGCAGTATCTacgagctggagaaggccaTCTCGGCCGACGAGGAAGCCCACCGGGTGGCAGCAGCCATTGGCCTGCCGGCCAGGTTCGACCCCACGATAAAGCCGTACAACCCCAAGGGGTCCAACTCTCGCCGATCATCCCCGTCGGCGCTAGCCACCCCTTCGTCTGCCGGAACTGCGTCGATTTCACCAAGCCCAGCAGCACCGGTCAACGAAAgtgacaacgacgacaatgAGGACGACGATAACAATGATGATAGCggggacgatgacgacgacttCGAGGTGGAGGCTGTCTCGTCAACGCCGCACTTGAATGGGGCGCGAAAGCAGACAGAAATCATCAAGGAACAGGAGCAGAAGAAACGACTACACGATATGGAAGTAGGCGAGGCTGCGGCTTTATTGAAGTCTACAAAGGtagatgaagaagacgacgacgatgagtCCCAGGATAGGACCAGTGGATGA
- a CDS encoding hypothetical protein (EggNog:ENOG503NV6Y; COG:J; COG:K), with protein MSAFQQGMAPIRAMEDDSDVEEEALVADYQEQVQYGQDDDLDGLDQAALAQAADDLQARLLQAAQPLDYQATLEAKFSSYDNYCSLFHYILNSEGPVDLEPPSYYWAWDVIDEFIYQFNTFSTYRARIARQGNNEEEAQLLKENPNTWGCYSVLNVLYSLIQKSQIQEQLQATKRGEDAALVAGPYGSKALYKMLGYFSIIGLLRVHCLLGDFSLALKTLDDIELNKKAMFARVMAAHFTTYYYVGFSYMMMRRYADALRMFSHILIYVSRTKNFQKNAQYDNINKKSDQMLALIAICVAFQPTRLDDSIHTALREKYGEQLLKLQRGGPESLPVFEELFRTACPKFISPVPPNFDAPESNIDPIEHHLSIFMEEVKTNMFNPTIKSYLRLYTTMDLKKLAGFLDVKPEELRSILLVNKQRNKQIRWNEGALLEGEWVNTSDLDYALQGDLIHISEAKMGRKLVDWYLRNLSRTYA; from the exons ATGAGCGCCTTCCAGCAGGGTATGGCCCCTATCCGGGCCATGGAGGACGATAgcgatgttgaggaggaggccctCGTCGCCGACTACCAGGAGCAGGTCCAATACGGACAGGACGACGATTTGGACGGCCTCGACCAGGCTGCCCTTGCCCAGGCTGCCGACGATCTCCAGGCCCGGTTACTCCAGGCCGCTCAGCCCTTGGATTATCAGGCGACGCTCGAGGCCAAGTTCTCAAGCTACGACAACTACTGCAGCTTGTTCCACTACATCCTTAATTCGGAAGGCCCCGTCGATCTCGAGCCTCCATCG TACTACTGGGCCTGGGATGTGATTGATGAATTCATTTACCAGTTCAACACATTCTCCACATACCGGGCGAGGATCGCGCGGCAGGGAAacaacgaggaggaggctcagCTTCTCAAGGAGAACCCAAACACCTGGGGTTGCTACAGCGTGCTCAACGTTCTCTACTCCTTGATCCAGAAGTCTCAGATCCAGGAACAGCTCCAGGCTACCAAGCGCGGTGAGGATGCCGCCCTTGTCGCCGGTCCCTACGGATCCAAGGCCCTTTACAAGATGTTGGGCTACTTCTCGATCATTGGCCTCCTCCGGGTCCACTGCCTTCTCGGTGACTTCAGCCTCGCGCTTAAGACTCTCGACGACATTGAGCTCAACAAGAAGGCCATGTTCGCCCGTGTCATGGCTGCCCACTTCACCACATACTACTATGTGGGTTTCTCTTACATGATGATGCGCCGCTACGCCGACGCTCTCCGCATGTTCAGCCACATCTTGATCTACGTCTCCAGGACCAAGAACTTCCAGAAGAACGCGCAGTACGATaacatcaacaagaagagcGACCAGATGCTCGCTCTCATCGCCATCTGCGTCGCCTTCCAGCCCACTCGTCTGGATGACAGCATTCACACCGCCCTCCGTGAGAAGTACGGCGAGCAGCTCCTGAAGCTCCAGCGTGGCGGCCCCGAgtccctccccgtcttcgAGGAGCTCTTCCGCACTGCGTGCCCCAAGTTCATCTCTCCCGTACCTCCCAACTTTGATGCCCCGGAGAGCAACATCGACCCCATTGAGCACCATCTTTCCATCTTCATGGAGGAGGTTAAGACCAACATGttcaaccccaccatcaagtcTTACCTCCGTCTTTACACCACCATGGACCTCAAGAAGCTGGCTGGTTTTCTCGACGTCAAGCCCGAGGAGCTCCGTTCTATCCTGCTTGTTAACAAGCAGCGCAACAAGCAGATCCGGTGGAACGAGGGTGCTCTTTTGGAGGGCGAGTGGGTTAACACCAGCGACCTCGACTATGCTCTCCAAGGT GACCTTATCCATATCTCGGAGGCAAAGATGGGCCGCAAGCTCGTTGATTGGTATCTCCGCAACCTCTCGCGCACTTATGCATGA